Genomic window (Streptomyces sp. SLBN-31):
CGAAGATAGTTGTGGCGGGCGGGTTCGGCGTCGGCAAGACGACCCTCGTCACCACCGTCTCGGAGATCACGCCCCTGCAGACCGAGGCGCTGATGACCGAGGCCAGCGAGGAGACCGACGACCTCACCGCCACGCCGGAGAAGCTGACCACCACAGTGGCCATGGACTTCGGCCGCCTCACGCTCGACGACGACCTGGTGCTCTACCTGTTCGGCACGCCGGGCCAGCAGCGGTTCTGGTTCATGTGGGACGACCTCGTGCGCGGCGCGATCGGCGCCGTCGTACTGGCCGACACCCGGCGGCTGAAGGACTGCTTCCCCGCGCTCGACTACTTCGAGAGCTGCGGACTGCCGTACGTCGTCGCGGTCAACCACTTCGACGGCAGCGAGCTGTTCGAACCGGAGGACGTGCGGGAGGCGTTGACGATCCCCGCGCACATACCTGTAATGATCATGGATGCGCGGCGGAGGATCTCGGTGATCGAGACTCTCCTGTCCCTCGTCGGCCACGCGCTCGACGAGACCCCCGAGTAGTCGCCCTCTTAGGAGCAGTCACCCGCATGCGGAAGATACTCGTCGTAGGAGCCGGCCAGTCCGGACTCCAGCTCGCCCTCGGCCTCCAGTCGCACGGGTACGAGGTCACCCTGATGTCCAACCGGACGGCGGACGAGATCCGTTCCGGCCGGGTCATGTCGACGCAGTGCATGTTCCACACGGCACTGCAGCACGAGCGCGATCTCCAGCTGAACTTCTGGGAGTCCCAGGCCCCGAAGATCGGGGGACTCGGCGTCTCGGTGGCGGCCCCCGGCTCCTGGAGCGAGGGCCCGGCCGCCCGTGCGATCGACTGGGTGGGCGACCTCGACGGGTACGCGCAGTCGGTCGACCAGCGGGTGAAGATGGCCGGCTGGATGGAGACCTTCGCGCAGCGCGGCGGCCAGCTGGTCATCCACGGCGCGGCCGTCTCCGACCTCGACTACTTCTCCCGCACCTACGACCTGGTGCTGGTGTCGGCGGGCAAGGGCGAGCTGGTGTCGATGTTCGGCCGGGACGCCTCGCGTTCCCCGTACAGCGAGCCGCAGCGCGCCCTCGCCGTCTCCTACGTCCACGGACTCGGCCCGCGTCCCGAGCACCCGGACCGCGAGGCGGTCCGCTGCAACCTGGTCCCGGGCGTGGGCGAGCTGTTCGTCATGCCGACGCTCACCACCTCCGGCCGCGCCGACATCCTGTTCTGGGAGGGCATACCCGGCGGCCCGCTCGACGTCTTCAACGGCGTCAAGGACCCGGCGGAGCACCTCTCCCTGACCCTGGAACTCATGGAGCGGTACACGCCCTGGGAGTACGCGCGGGCCACCAAGGTCGAACTGACCGACGCCGGCGGCACGTTGTCCGGCCGTTACGCCCCGACCGTCCGCAACCCCATCGGCCGCCTGCCCGGCGGCGGCCTGGTCCTCGGTGTGGCCGACGTCGTCGTCGCCAACGACCCGATCACCGGGCAGGGCTCCAACTCCGCCTCCAAGTGCGCCGCCGCCTACCTCGCGTCGATCCTGGAGAACGGCGAGAAGGAGTTCGACGAGAGCTGGATGCAGGCGACGTTCGACCGCTACTGGGAGACGGCCCAGCACGTCACCAAGTGGACGAACGCGATGCTCGCGCCGCCGCCGGAGCACATCCTCAACCTGATCGGCGCCGCCGGGCAGCTGCAGCCGGTCGCCGACCGGTTCGCCAACGGCTTCAACAACCCCGCGGACTTCGAGAACTTCTTCTACGAGCCGGCGAAGGCGGAGGCCTACCTCGCCTCGGTCGCGGGAGCCTGATCACCGTCCGGCCGCACGGCCCCGAGGACGGGGTACGAGGCGATCGGGGAGACCCTGATCTGCTCGCCCGTCCTGGGGGCCTGGATCACCTTTCCCGCGCCCAGGTACATCGCCACGTGCGTGGCCTCGGGGAAGTAGACCACCAGGTCGCCGGGGCGCAGCCGGTCGAGGGGGACCCTCGGCAGCCGCGCCCACTGCTCCTGGCTGGTGCGGGGGACCGGCGTTCCGGCGTGACCCCAGGCCTGGGACGTCAGCCCCGAGCAGTCGTACGACTCCGGGCCCGCCGCGCCCCAGCGGTAGGGCTTTCCGAGCTGCTGCACGGCGTAGCGCAGGGCGCGGTCGCCCGCCCGTGACGGCTCGCGCTCGGCGCCGAGCGCCCCGGAGGGCACCAGGGCGCGCTGCGCGGTGTCGACGCTGCTCTTCTCCAACTCG
Coding sequences:
- a CDS encoding ATP/GTP-binding protein, which gives rise to MDSAVSDAAGVAAFVDPDENLQSWQTDRTRAPIATKIVVAGGFGVGKTTLVTTVSEITPLQTEALMTEASEETDDLTATPEKLTTTVAMDFGRLTLDDDLVLYLFGTPGQQRFWFMWDDLVRGAIGAVVLADTRRLKDCFPALDYFESCGLPYVVAVNHFDGSELFEPEDVREALTIPAHIPVMIMDARRRISVIETLLSLVGHALDETPE
- a CDS encoding styrene monooxygenase/indole monooxygenase family protein, producing MRKILVVGAGQSGLQLALGLQSHGYEVTLMSNRTADEIRSGRVMSTQCMFHTALQHERDLQLNFWESQAPKIGGLGVSVAAPGSWSEGPAARAIDWVGDLDGYAQSVDQRVKMAGWMETFAQRGGQLVIHGAAVSDLDYFSRTYDLVLVSAGKGELVSMFGRDASRSPYSEPQRALAVSYVHGLGPRPEHPDREAVRCNLVPGVGELFVMPTLTTSGRADILFWEGIPGGPLDVFNGVKDPAEHLSLTLELMERYTPWEYARATKVELTDAGGTLSGRYAPTVRNPIGRLPGGGLVLGVADVVVANDPITGQGSNSASKCAAAYLASILENGEKEFDESWMQATFDRYWETAQHVTKWTNAMLAPPPEHILNLIGAAGQLQPVADRFANGFNNPADFENFFYEPAKAEAYLASVAGA